A region of Triplophysa dalaica isolate WHDGS20190420 chromosome 20, ASM1584641v1, whole genome shotgun sequence DNA encodes the following proteins:
- the ppp4r2a gene encoding serine/threonine-protein phosphatase 4 regulatory subunit 2-A, translating to MEIDTLLGAFRDFEKNGEKETCPILDQFLCHVARTGETMIQWSQFKGYFLFKLEKVMDDFKASCPEQRGPTNPNVEYIPFEEMKQRILKIVDGYNGIPFTIQRLCELLTEPKRNYTGTDKFLRGVEKNVMVVSCVYPTSEKKSCVNRMNGVMFPGNTSAFTDRNVNGPGTPRPLNRPKLSLSSSVATNGLPDSTESKEQSPDQSERTSNESSASEAEVSQGGSVKSKHREDEDDTNAETHEAKRLKFDDENYEDEMEKKQEGKESPCSTATESSPDMPQSSSDVTAEVKDNKRDEFNAEDQEPSSTQSPENGFDRSSSEGSPSPSHNEESDPPEQEQPKREESAEAQQTGERNDPVSSSSNNSSEEGPSSPESGSACPSSSTELTAEGSSTADINSDSSDTAEDTMEQE from the exons ATGGAAATCGACACACTTCTGGGAGCCTTTAGAG ATTTTGAGAAGAATGGAGAAAAGGAAACCTGTCCGATTTTGGATCAGTTTTTGTGTCATGTTGCAAGAACAGGAGAAACTAT GATTCAGTGGTCCCAGTTTAAAGGCTACTTTCTCTTCAAACTTGAGAAAGTGATGGATGATTTTAAAGCTTCATGTCCAGAGCAACGAGGACCTACCAATCCAAACGTTGAGTACATTCCTTTTGAGGAGATGAAGCAGAGGATTCTCAAAATTGTCGATGGATACAACGG GATCCCTTTTACTATTCAGCGTCTTTGTGAGCTTCTAACTGAGCCAAAAAGAAACTACACAGGAACAGACAAGTTTCTCAGGGGCGTGGAGAAG AATGTGATGGTGGTCAGTTGCGTGTATCCTACCTCAGA GAAAAAAAGTTGTGTAAACAGAATGAATGGGGTCATGTTCCCTGGCAACACTTCCGCTTTTACTGATAG AAATGTGAATGGTCCAGGTACTCCCAGACCACTAAACAGACCAAAACTCTCCCTGTCCAGCAGCGTAGCTACCAACGGCCTTCCCGACAGCACAGAAAGCAAAGAACAATCTCCTGACCAATCAGAGAGAACATCCAA tgAGTCCTCAGCATCGGAAGCAGAAGTTTCACAGGGTGGTTCAGTAAAAAGTAAACACCGTGAGGATGAGGATGATACAAACGCTGAAACACACGAAGCAAAGAGGCTCAAGTTTGACGATGAAAACTACGAAGATGAAATGGAGAAGAAGCAGGAGGGAAAGGAGTCGCCATGTTCGACAGCAACAGAGAGCTCGCCGGATATGCCGCAGTCCTCATCAGACGTCACTGCAGAAGTTAAGGATAACAAACGGGATGAATTCAACGCTGAAGATCAAG AACCCTCTAGCACACAGTCTCCTGAAAACGGGTTTGATAGATCCTCTTCAGAAGGTTCACCCAGCCCTTCACACAACGAGGAATCTGACCCACCAGAACAGGAGCAGCCGAAGAGGGAAGAGAGCGCTGAGGCGCAGCAAACAGGGGAGAGAAACGACCCCGTAAGCAGTAGCAGCAATAATAGCAGTGAAGAGGGACCGTCCAGTCCAGAGTCTGGGTCTGCTTGTCCCAGCAGTTCCACAGAGCTGACAGCAGAGGGCAGTAGCACTGCAGACATCAACTCGGACAGCTCAGACACTGCAGAAGACACCATGGAACAAGAATGA